TGCAAGACGTTTTCAACTCACGAAAGATGCTGGCTGAAACCTATATCCCCGGCACCCTTCGCTCGTATAGCGAAATGCAGTGGCGTGTGCGGTCGGTCAACCTTTCGTTCACTTATCGCTTCAACAAGCAGAAAAACGAACGTGACGACAAGCGTCCGCGCAGCGGAGGCGATGAAAACGGGGGCGACTTCCCGGGCTAATAAAATCAGGGCTGTCTCAAACCGGGACAGCCCTTTCCTTTTACCTTTGCAGGATGGAATCTAATCGACGTACTACGGCTGTAAATGCCGCGTGGACGAGTATTCTCGGAAATGCGGGCATGGCCGTCTTGAAAGGAGTTACCGGTATCTTCGGCCATTCCTATGCCCTTATTGCCGACGCCATCGAGTCAACGACTGATGTATTTGCGTCTGTGTTGGTGCTGTTGGGCATCCGATATGCCAGTAAGCCCGCTGACGACAACCACCCCTACGGGCACGGCCGGGCGGAAACCCTTGTCACCTTCATCGTCGTTGGGTTTTTGTTCGTATCCGCGACGATCATCGCCTACGAAAGCATCCAAAACATCCGTACGCCGCATGAAATGCCACGCGTATTTACTTTATATGTGCTGGGCGGCATCGTATTGGTAAAGGAACTATTCTATCAGATCATTGCGCGAAAAAGCGAAGAAACGAAGAGCTCCTCGCTCAAGGCAGATGCCTGGCACCACCGAAGTGACGCCATTACCTCGGCATTGGCGTTTGTGGGGATCTTGATTGCCATCCTGATGGGGCCGGGCTACGAATCAGCTGACGACTGGGCGGCTTTGTGCTCGTCGGGCGTCATCGCCTACAACGCCTACCTCATCTTCCGGCCCGCCTTGGGTGAAATCCTCGACGAGCACTTATATGACGATATGGTAGCGGAAATCCGCCTCGTTTCCGAACGCGTGGAAGGCGTCATCGACACCGAGAAGTGCTTCGTGCGTAAAACCGGTATGAACTTCCTCGTCGACCTGCATCTTACGGTAGACGGCGCGATTTCGGTCAGTCGCGGGCACGATATCGCCCATGCCGTGAAAGACGCCATCATGGATGCTTTACCGGAAGTGGCCGATGTGTTGATACACGTCGAACCGTCCGGACTCTGACCTTACTCTACAACGTTGTTCTCCCTCTTGATATCCGCCATCAACCCGGCCGGGTCAATCGTGATTTTCCGGATGGCTGCCCGTTCTTTCGGGATGGAAAATGTATAGGTAGGATACGCCCACGCCCAGTCGGCCAGAACGGTGCGGTTCACCGCCGGATCGGGATTTTCCTTGATGAAACTCATCATACGCAGCGGGATGTAAAAACTCTCCTTAGTACCATCGGTATATTCGACCAGCAGGTCAATCGGCATGGGCATGCGACCGATTCGTTGCAACGTCACGTCGGTAGAAGCGCCGTTGGGCTTTACCTCCGCAATTCCGTAGTCGATGGTGTTGGTCGTCTCGGTCCAGTCGGTCAGGTACCAGTCGAGGTTCGCGCCTGACACCCGTTCTGCCGTGCGTTTGATATCATTGGGTGTCGGGTGTGTGAACTTAAATTCGGAATAGTACCTCTTGAGGGTTTTGTCAAGGTTTTGCTGCCCGATCAGGTAGATAAGTTGCGCCAGAAAAACCTCGCCTTTGCTGTAGGAAGTAATGCTGTAGACCCGGTTTTCATCGAAACGGTCGGCATGGGTCGATTGCGGCTGTTCCTTTCCGGATGTGGCCATGCTAATGTAGCCCCGATAGGCCGCGGTATACGGATTGACGACCTTCTCCGTGGCGATGTGGTTGATTCCGGTGTCTTCGAGAAACGACGTGAATCCTTCGTCCATCCAGCCGTGTTTGCTTTCGTTTGAAGCCAATATGTGCTGGAACCAGGAGTGCGCCATTTCGTGCGCCGTGACGCCCAATAAGCCGTCGAACTTGCCTTCGCCCCGGATCAGTGTACACATCGCGTATTCCATTCCGCCGTCGCCGCCCTGGATAACCGAGTATTGTTTGTAGGGATACGTACCGACATAGCTATTGTAAAACTGCATCAGTTCGACCGTCTTCGGTTGCAGTTGTTTCCAGTTTTCGATAATCGCGGGATTGTTCTTATAGAGAAAGTGCAACATCGCCCCGCCCGGCACCTGCATCTTGTCGTGCAGGTAGTTCTTGTCGGCCGCCCAGGCAAAGTCGTGCACCATCGGCGCTTTGAAATGCCAGGTATTCGTGGCGCCTTCGTTCGGCTTTACTTTCTTGCCGGCATCCTCATAACCA
This genomic interval from Flavobacterium sp. HJ-32-4 contains the following:
- a CDS encoding cation diffusion facilitator family transporter; translation: MESNRRTTAVNAAWTSILGNAGMAVLKGVTGIFGHSYALIADAIESTTDVFASVLVLLGIRYASKPADDNHPYGHGRAETLVTFIVVGFLFVSATIIAYESIQNIRTPHEMPRVFTLYVLGGIVLVKELFYQIIARKSEETKSSSLKADAWHHRSDAITSALAFVGILIAILMGPGYESADDWAALCSSGVIAYNAYLIFRPALGEILDEHLYDDMVAEIRLVSERVEGVIDTEKCFVRKTGMNFLVDLHLTVDGAISVSRGHDIAHAVKDAIMDALPEVADVLIHVEPSGL
- a CDS encoding M1 family metallopeptidase; translation: MKKYLFLLLCGLPVAVSAQKRPGYWQQRADYRMDVRMDVSTYRYTGTQQLTYTNHSPDTLRRVFYHLYPNAFQPGSEMDARLQAIPDPDGRMVNTIKEGETTRKESRIKNLKPDEIGLLTVSNFQQDGKAATAKMVGTVLEVTLAKPLLPGKKTRFTLDFEGQVPVQIRRSGRNNAEGVELSMTQWYPKIAEFDVEGWHADPYIAREFHGVWGDYDVKITIDKKYILGGTGYLQNGNEIGYGYEDAGKKVKPNEGATNTWHFKAPMVHDFAWAADKNYLHDKMQVPGGAMLHFLYKNNPAIIENWKQLQPKTVELMQFYNSYVGTYPYKQYSVIQGGDGGMEYAMCTLIRGEGKFDGLLGVTAHEMAHSWFQHILASNESKHGWMDEGFTSFLEDTGINHIATEKVVNPYTAAYRGYISMATSGKEQPQSTHADRFDENRVYSITSYSKGEVFLAQLIYLIGQQNLDKTLKRYYSEFKFTHPTPNDIKRTAERVSGANLDWYLTDWTETTNTIDYGIAEVKPNGASTDVTLQRIGRMPMPIDLLVEYTDGTKESFYIPLRMMSFIKENPDPAVNRTVLADWAWAYPTYTFSIPKERAAIRKITIDPAGLMADIKRENNVVE